In Styela clava chromosome 14, kaStyClav1.hap1.2, whole genome shotgun sequence, the following are encoded in one genomic region:
- the LOC120340494 gene encoding lactadherin-like — MKYLLTFAIVAAIVSEISCDIPNVFEFCSALMSDRRTSCDRSTCQGIPGKRGPKGPSGSRGIKGDTGATGFPIELEEKVKRVEAALKIITSSIPSEIINVCAMGMKSRAIPDSAISVSSEYSPEYNGRHGRLDEQQSSGLMYAAWHPQPSQIGEWFQVDLGARKSVAGVVSQGRPPCCNQWTTSYKVKVANSTDLFQSVTENGSDKIFKANTDDNTRVTNIFPTPITCLYIRIYPQT, encoded by the exons ATGAAATATCTTTTAACTTTTGCTATTGTCGCCGCTATTGTTTCTGAGATATCTTGCGACATTCCCAATGTTTTTGAGTTTTGCTCTGCGTTAATGTCCGACAGGAGAACATCTTGTGACAGAAGCACATGTCAAGGAATTCCTGGTAAACGAGGTCCAAAAGGACCAAGCGGTTCAAGAGGAATAAAAGGCGATACCGGTGCGACTGGTTTCCCAATAGAGCTTGAAGAAAAAGTAAAACGAGTTGAAG ctgCTCTGAAGATCATAACTTCAAGTATACCAAGCGAAATTA TAAATGTTTGCGCTATGGGAATGAAATCACGTGCTATACCCGACTCTGCTATCAGTGTATCGTCTGAATATAGTCCAGAATACAATGGAAGGCATGGTAGATTGGACGAGCAGCAATCGAGCGGATTAATGTATGCGGCATGGCATCCTCAACCAA GTCAAATTGGCGAATGGTTTCAGGTTGATTTAGGTGCCAGAAAATCTGTAGCCGGAGTTGTTTCGCAAGGACGACCACCATGCTGCAATCAATGGACAACGTCTTACAAAGTAAAAGTCGCAAATTCAACAGATTTGTTTCAGTCGGTCACTGAGAATGGGTCAGACAAG atattCAAAGCAAATACAGACGATAACACAAGGGTTACAAACATATTTCCGACTCCAATAACATGTCTATACATCAGGATCTATCCACAAACATGA
- the LOC144432154 gene encoding lactadherin-like, protein MKYLLTFAFVAAIVSEISCDIPNVFEFCSALMSDRRTSCDRSTCQGIPGKRGPKGPSGSRGIKGDSGATGSPRELEEKVKRVEAALKIITSSIPSEIINVCAMGMKSRAIPDSAISVSSEYSPEYNGRHGRLDEQQSSGLMYAAWHPQPSQIGEWFQVDLGARKSVAGVVSQGRPPCCNQWTTSYKVKVANSTDLFQSVTENGSDKIFKANTDDNTKVTNIFPTPITCRYIRIYPQTWNNVAAMRLEFIRGECFSLY, encoded by the exons ATGAAATATCTTTTAACTTTTGCTTTTGTCGCCGCTATTGTTTCTGAGATATCTTGCGACATTCCCAATGTTTTTGAGTTTTGCTCTGCGTTAATGTCCGACAGGAGAACATCTTGTGACAGAAGCACATGTCAAGGAATTCCTGGTAAACGAGGTCCAAAAGGACCAAGCGGTTCAAGAGGAATAAAAGGCGATAGCGGTGCGACTGGTTCCCCAAGAGAGCTTGAAGAAAAAGTAAAACGAGTTGAAG ctgCTCTGAAGATCATAACTTCAAGTATACCAAGCGAAATTA TAAATGTTTGCGCTATGGGAATGAAATCACGTGCTATACCCGACTCTGCTATCAGTGTATCGTCTGAATATAGTCCAGAATACAATGGAAGGCATGGTAGATTGGACGAGCAGCAATCGAGCGGATTAATGTATGCGGCATGGCATCCTCAACCAA GTCAAATTGGCGAATGGTTTCAGGTTGATTTAGGTGCCAGAAAATCTGTAGCCGGAGTTGTTTCGCAAGGACGACCACCATGCTGCAATCAATGGACAACGTCTTACAAAGTAAAAGTCGCAAATTCAACAGATTTGTTTCAGTCGGTCACTGAGAATGGGTCAGACAAG atattCAAAGCAAATACAGACGATAACACAAAGGTTACAAACATATTTCCGACTCCAATAACATGTCGATACATCAGGATCTATCCACAAACATGGAATAACGTGGCTGCGATGAGATTGGAATTTATTCGAGGAGAATGTTTTAGTTTATACTGA
- the LOC144432169 gene encoding uncharacterized protein LOC144432169, translating to MLTIKTLGLLLLVSWSNAFDDTPACTQIENLFQTLCARDGTHKSIRIETSQGSPGKRGPVGEKGEIGRPGPVGPPAIVDYERIETEIEEKVTPVISQSAANNNALTLVIEKLEERIKILESKVGACEIKFDGKCYWVESLDHGVTGYDRWEATCAERNGSPANIYSEKHYNVIMRYLRAKIFAKSNGIYLWVGMRTNPATGIVTLSDGSRAPFMKWYPGYPAKDLAYTHMTIVQRVPSSSANIGIHNCPPTSSREGVLCEL from the exons ATGTTAACGATAAAAACGCTGGGTCTGCTTTTACTTGTTAGCTGGTCAAATGCATTTGATGATACTCCAGCTTGTacgcaaattgaaaatttatttcaaacactCTGTGCCCGAGACGGGACacataaatcaatcagaatcGAAACATCTCAAGGATCTCCTGGGAAGAGAGGACCAGTTGGAGAAAAGGGGGAAATAGGCCGACCGGGACCCGTCGGGCCTCCAGCTATTGTGGATTATGAACGCATCGAAACTGAAATAGAAGAGAAGGTTACGCCAG TTATCAGTCAATCAGCTGCAAACAACAACGCCCTTACTTTGGTGATTGAGAAATTGGAGGAACGAATAAAGATTTTAGAAAGCAAAGTGG GGGCGTGTGAGATAAAGTTCGACGGTAAATGCTACTGGGTAGAGAGTCTTGATCATGGTGTGACAGGCTATGACAGATGGGAAGCCACATGTGCAGAACGGAATGGCTCACCAGCGAATATTTATTCGGAAAAACATTACAATGTCATCATGCGATACCTTCGAGCGAAAATATTTGCAAAGAGTAATGGGATTTACCTATGGGTGGGAATGCGAACAAACCCAgct ACTGGAATCGTGACACTTTCCGATGGAAGTCGAGCTCCATTTATGAAATGGTATCCTGGATATCCCGCTAAAGATCTTGCTTATACGCACATGACAATTGTTCAAAGAGTTCCATCAAGTTCTGCCAACATTGGTATTCACAACTGTCCACCAACTTCCAGCAGAGAGGGCGTATTATGTGAATTATAG
- the LOC120340493 gene encoding uncharacterized protein LOC120340493 yields MLTIKMLRLLSLVSWSNAFDDTPACAQIENLFQTLCARDGTHTSIGMKTSQGSPGKRGPVGEKGEIGRPGPVGPPAIVDYERIETEIEEKVAPVISQSAANNNVLILVIEKLEERINILESREGACEIKFDGKCYWVKRLDHFVTGYERWVAICAERNGSPANIYSEKHYEVIMRYLRAKILAKRDLIALWVGMRTNPATGIVTLSDGSRAPFMKWYPGYPSKSSAYTHMTIVQRVPSSSVNIGIHNWPPTSSREGVLCEL; encoded by the exons ATGTTAACGATAAAAATGCTGAGACTGCTTTCACTTGTTAGTTGGTCAAATGCATTTGATGATACTCCAGCTTGTGCAcagattgaaaatttatttcaaacactTTGTGCCCGAGACGGGACACATACATCAATCGGGATGAAAACATCTCAGGGTTCTCCGGGGAAGAGAGGACCAGTTGGAGAAAAAGGTGAAATAGGCCGGCCTGGACCCGTCGGGCCTCCGGCTATTGTGGATTACGAACGCATCGAGACTGAGATAGAAGAGAAGGTTGCGCCAG TTATCAGTCAATCAGCTGCGAACAACAACGTCCTCATCTTGGTGATTGAGAAATTGGAAGAACGAATAAATATTCTAGAAAGCAGAGAAG GGGCGTGTGAGATAAAGTTCGACGGTAAATGCTACTGGGTGAAGAGACTTGATCATTTTGTCACTGGCTATGAAAGATGGGTCGCAATATGTGCGGAACGGAATGGCTCACCAGCGAATATTTATTCGGAGAAACATTACGAAGTGATCATGCGATACCTTCGAGCGAAAATATTGGCAAAGAGGGATCTGATTGCCCTATGGGTGGGAATGCGAACAAACCCAgct ACTGGAATCGTGACACTTTCCGATGGAAGTCGAGCTCCATTTATGAAATGGTATCCTGGATATCCTTCTAAATCTTCTGCTTATACGCACATGACAATTGTTCAAAGAGTTCCATCAAGTTCTGTCAACATTGGTATTCACAACTGGCCACCAACGTCCAGCAGAGAAGGCGTATTATGTGAATTATAG
- the LOC120341428 gene encoding uncharacterized protein LOC120341428: protein MEEFSAGSHRTDFISHVIRHRLGVYHRSPEEEPSLKAAHEYTLNGKFNAEARKIDEETLLEDDFVFITDYSNYFGIIYCSTEGEWILWNYFGQPKPSLHSVIKFYNKLHELGVSARFHASRCNEKYYTE from the exons ATGGAGGAATTTAGTGCTGG GTCTCACAGAACTGATTTTATCAGTCACGTTATACGCCATAGACTGGGAGTTTACCACCGAAGTCCCGAAGAAG AACCGTCTTTAAAAGCCGCACACGAGTACACGTTAAATGGAAAATTTAATGCCGAAGCGCGTAAAATAG ATGAGGAAACCTTGCTCGAAGACGATTTCGTTTTCATAACCGATTATTCCAATTACTTTGGAATCATATATTGTTCCACAGAAG GAGAATGGATCCTCTGGAATTATTTCGGACAACCGAAGCCATCTCTACATAGCGTCATCAAATTCTACAACAAACTTCATGAACTTGGTGTCTCTGCTCGTTTTCATGCATCTCGTTGCAACGAAAAATATTACACCGAGTAG